TTGGAAGTAaatgattcttttttgttcatgCCTCACGTCTCTTGACTTCGCaaaagtattttgatttttaaccCTTTTTGATAGAATTCTTCTTGTAATACACATGTCACATTCTGTGCGTTCACATCCTGATACAAATTGTTTGAACTTTCATAGGTTGGCCATCTTGGTGAGGATTATCAGGAGTGGGTCCACCAGCCCATTGTTAGCAAAGAGGGTCCTCGATTTTTTGAAAGTGATTTCTGGGAGGTATTAATCTTCTACTTACTTTGTGCCCGCCCCAGACACTGGCATCCATGTCATCAATCACCATGAAGAAGTTTTGTTTTGCCATCGCTTTTAATGGTTTTCCAGGcgatttcataaattattcatttgttGAATCTTTCTTCAAACAGTTTCTGACCCGCAATCAATGGTGGGTTATTCCTCTTATCTGGCTCCCGGTCGTTGGGTGCTCCCTCTCAAGGTCCATTTATTTGGGTCATACAATTCCTCAGGTGGCAATGATGACAGCCTTTGGTGTTTTTGCCTGGACATTGATCGAATATACCCTCCATCGCTTCCTTTTCCATATTAAGACCAAGAGTTATTGGTTAGCTTTCTTTTACACTTATCTCTTGCTCTCTCCTCTCCTATCCTTATTTCTCTGAGTGTTTTGCATGGGCTTGTGATTTTGGAGTCTTACTTTGATCTCTGGCTGTTTGCACTCCAgattttcctttgttttgtCATCTCCACTAAATACTTCCGGTAACTTGCAGGGGTAACACGATTCATTATCTTCTTCACGGTTGTCATCACAAGCACCCAATGGATGGTCTACGCCTTGTTTTCCCTCCTGCTGCCACTGCCGTTCTTTTATTTCCAGTATGTCTCTATCCATGTTTTTGTGGCATTAATTCTTATCTTTATAGGTATCAAAACCATTCTCACCTTTTCCATCTATGGTCCTGTAGCTGCTAATGATATATTTGGTCGCTCTTTATGTTAATGGGTCTTGAAACAAATTTCACTTTCAGCTCAGCAGATCTTTAGTCACTAGTTTGTGAACTGACAACTTTATTCTGCACATCGTGGCTGACTTGTATTAAAAACTGGTCTGAAACCAACCAGAATACGAAATTTGTGCttgttttacaaattattttgctttGCAATTCCAAAATTTAACTTGCTTGCTATCGTTGATTGCAGTTCTGGAATTTGATAAAGTTAATATCCACTCCTACCACTGCTCCTGCTATATTTGGTGGTGGTCTACTTGGTTATGTAATGTATGATGTAACTCATTACTATGTGCACCATGGGCAGCCAACCAGTGGAATTCCAAAGAGCCTCAAGGTAATAAGCTGTAAATGTTGTCATacaatgattttgaatttttgatgGCCATTTCAAACTCCAGAAGTAGCCCAAAATAATTAACAGCATCCTGGAAGGAGTCGGTTTTTTCCTTAGTGTTCCGCTGATATTGACTTTGTTTTCCTGTTATGCAGAAATATCATCTAAATCATCATTTCCGCGTTCAGAATAAAGGATTTGGCATCACTTCCTCGCTGTGGGACAGGGTGTTTGGAACCCTACCTCCGTCAAAATTGACCGAGAAGAGTAGATGATTTTTCTGCTGAGTTTCATGTCATGAAACAGCTTCTCAAAAGCTTTTCTTATCGACCATTTTGCTCCAGCTTTAGAATGTACGCTGTGTTTCTTGGCAAAAATGCACAATTGATGATTATGGATCCATTATACGGTTCgttgtttgtataatttattgtggAGTTGTTTAGCTATCATTTCTTCCTAGATGCTTGTTTAGCGAATGGGTGTAAtgtatactatttttttttattcgaaCTTCCACTTATTAAATAAGTTcctaaagaaaagaaaaccagAAAACGGAAAAAGAAGCACTTAACAGTTTCGAAGGAGATCTCAATGGATGTAAATATGACAGAAATATGGCTGGTGCATCGGATGTAATCTTTCCTGGCAAATCTGTATGGTCTCTCAAGAAAAAGGGTTCTACCTGGAATGCCAGTACCATTAGAAAATATCCAACTTCTACCGTCGCCCATGAAAAGCCAAAACTTTGACAGCTGCATGTGGCAAAATCACCTTGAAGTTGATTCCCATCTATTGCCAGATGAAACATCCCCCCATCTGTTTCCTTTATGATGTTATAGagagaataaattaaactagagAAAAGGCCAAATTATCTAATTGCTGCAATATGACTATAAGTGATGGGTTGTAATTGAACAATCTACCACAGATGCAACAGCCCCCATGTGGTGTGCGAGGTGTTTTATGTTAGGGAATGAGATTCCttaatttagcaattttatatcaaaattgaagtGCTCCAATTTCTTACACTTGGTCGGAGTAATACAAAATTCTCTTCaccaaattatatttgttttactGTTATTTTCTTCTGCAGTGAAATGGGCTGCCTCTCAATATTCACCTCCATCATATTTCTTGGCAAGAAGGTTGTAATATTTACCAAATTTTATGATTGTAAGAGCTGAGATTTGTAACAGAGAAGTAAACCTACTTAACAGACAGACTCCAACACAGAAAATAGCTACAACAAGTTTAGATTACACCCAAGTGAGATGATCAAAGAGGCAAATACAGAACTTAAATGTAAAACAATTTTCACACTAGAATATGAGGCAACAAACTTATAGATCCTCATGTATAGCAATAGCATATCTTAATGACTAGCAAATTGTGCTTCAGTGGATCATACTCTTCCCTCTTCTCTCATCCATCAAGGGAAGAGTTGGTATGCTCTGTTCATGTCTGAAGAAATTATCAGGATCAACCTTTGTCTTCACACTGACTAGTCTGTTAAAGTTGTCCTTGAAATATCTGGAACCCCATGAACTTGCTTGTATGAAACTTGTGCTGTTTCTGTTCGTTCCTAAATCGAGATCCCTGTAGTTCACATAGGCTTCTCTGGGGAACATGGAAGCATAAGAAGCCATGTAATTGTACAGCCTCCGAATCCAGTCGATGTGCTTGGCTGCAGACTCGGGTTTGTCATCGTTCCAAATGGTCAGGTATTGGATTTTAAAGATGACACCTTTTCTATGAGGGAAAGGGATTTCAGATTCTGAAATCTTACTCATCATCCCACCATAAGGATTAAATATCATCAATGGTGAATCTTCCTCCATAAGCCTTTTCCATAGCCCTTCGAGCCCGTTTTCTGGAATGGGCTCTTTCACAAAGTCTGATTTGGCTTTGAAGTAGTTCTTGAATAAAGATTTCCCCTGAAGCAAAACTTCAGGGGGTGTATTACTTGGGTAACCAGCAATATAGAGCAAAGACTGAATCCAGCTCATTTCGATGCAATCTTTTCGCGTCAATCCTAGTTCAGGGAAGCTTTCTTCCATCACCTGGAGCAGTCTATCTGCTCTTCCAAGAAATAATGCATTATACAGAGTTTGCACAGTTTTCTCGCCCTTTTGAGAACCAGCAGCCACTTGTATGATGACTCTGATGAAGAGATCTTCATCAATTTTGTCAGCAACTTGTTGCCATTTGTATAGAATCTTAGTTGCGCCTTGTTCCAAAGTCTTTGGAACAGTGAATACTGTGACAGTTGCTGGAACTGGGACCAGCCTCACCTTCCAGGCGAGTATAATCCCGAAGCTAGCTCCTCCGCCACCTCTGATAGCCCAGAAAAGATCTTCTCCCATAGACTCCCTATCAAGAATTCTGCCGCTGGCATCAACTATTCGTGCGTCAATGACATTATCGGCTCCAAGGCCATATTTCCTCATCATGGGACCGTATGCTCCTCCAGTTATGTGTCCTCCAATTCCCAAGCTGGAGCAAAGGCCAGCAGGAAAGCCATGAGTTTTGCTTTTCTGTGAAATCCTGTAATAAAGTTCTCCAATTGTCGCACCGGCCTGAGCCCATGCGCTGTTGTCCTGCATATCTACTCTGACAGACCGGAGTTTTGATAGGTCCAAGACGATGAAAGGTTCATCCATTTCCGACCTGTAAGATAAGCCTTCATAGTCATGGCCTCCACTTCTAACTCTTAGCTGGATTCCTAGCTCTTTCGCACAAATTACTGCAGCCTGAACATGGTTTTCTATATAAGGTGTGAAGATTAGTTGAGGCTTAGGGACAGATGGAACCAGGCACCTCAGGTTTTGGGCAGAAGATTCTAGGATTGTGCTAAATGAAGCATTTTCAGGGGCGGAAAAGGCTTCTGAAAATGGGATGGAGAGCTCGGAATTTAGAGTAATGCACTGATAGAATCTTTCTTGAACTGGTTGTGAAGCAGCGCATGAAGCCCATGCAAGAATTGCTATGTGTAATGTAAGAATGAAGGAGCTTGAAGATCCCATAATGCTTACTTCCTGGGATGATTATCTTTGTTTTGTGTTTAGGACAGAAAGACAGAAGTCCTCCTATTTATGGATTTTAAGGTCTCATTCCTGATGACTCTGTGACATAATGTGAACGTCAGGCT
This genomic window from Sesamum indicum cultivar Zhongzhi No. 13 linkage group LG12, S_indicum_v1.0, whole genome shotgun sequence contains:
- the LOC105175803 gene encoding dihydroceramide fatty acyl 2-hydroxylase FAH1, producing MVAQGFTVDLNKPLVFQVGHLGEDYQEWVHQPIVSKEGPRFFESDFWEFLTRNQWWVIPLIWLPVVGCSLSRSIYLGHTIPQVAMMTAFGVFAWTLIEYTLHRFLFHIKTKSYWGNTIHYLLHGCHHKHPMDGLRLVFPPAATAVLLFPFWNLIKLISTPTTAPAIFGGGLLGYVMYDVTHYYVHHGQPTSGIPKSLKKYHLNHHFRVQNKGFGITSSLWDRVFGTLPPSKLTEKSR
- the LOC105175932 gene encoding berberine bridge enzyme-like 15, with product MGSSSSFILTLHIAILAWASCAASQPVQERFYQCITLNSELSIPFSEAFSAPENASFSTILESSAQNLRCLVPSVPKPQLIFTPYIENHVQAAVICAKELGIQLRVRSGGHDYEGLSYRSEMDEPFIVLDLSKLRSVRVDMQDNSAWAQAGATIGELYYRISQKSKTHGFPAGLCSSLGIGGHITGGAYGPMMRKYGLGADNVIDARIVDASGRILDRESMGEDLFWAIRGGGGASFGIILAWKVRLVPVPATVTVFTVPKTLEQGATKILYKWQQVADKIDEDLFIRVIIQVAAGSQKGEKTVQTLYNALFLGRADRLLQVMEESFPELGLTRKDCIEMSWIQSLLYIAGYPSNTPPEVLLQGKSLFKNYFKAKSDFVKEPIPENGLEGLWKRLMEEDSPLMIFNPYGGMMSKISESEIPFPHRKGVIFKIQYLTIWNDDKPESAAKHIDWIRRLYNYMASYASMFPREAYVNYRDLDLGTNRNSTSFIQASSWGSRYFKDNFNRLVSVKTKVDPDNFFRHEQSIPTLPLMDERRGKSMIH